In Nitrospirota bacterium, one DNA window encodes the following:
- the obgE gene encoding GTPase ObgE, whose translation MLFVDQVRIFVKAGRGGNGVCSFRREKYVPQGGPDGGDGGNGGSVVMVASRRLTTLLDLRYQQLYEAKAGGPGGGSNCHGRTADDVTITVPVGTIVADEATGEILADLTADGQSQVIARGGRGGRGNQHFATSTNRVPTRFDQGTPGEERWLSLELKLLADVGLVGFPNAGKSTLIASISAAHPKIADYPFTTLTPNLGVVAWKEDRSFVVADIPGLIEGAHEGKGLGLQFLRHIERTTFLLHLIDVSEWATEDPVASLAILRKELAAYDERLPSKPFAVVGTKLDIKGDEQHLRRLQTSCKRRKIPFFAISAATREGLDALVTYVGQQVESLRTPCATIS comes from the coding sequence ATGTTGTTCGTCGATCAAGTCAGGATTTTCGTCAAAGCCGGCCGCGGCGGGAACGGCGTCTGCAGTTTCCGGCGGGAGAAGTATGTCCCCCAGGGCGGACCGGACGGAGGAGACGGGGGCAATGGAGGCAGCGTGGTCATGGTCGCCTCGCGCCGCCTGACCACATTGCTGGACCTCCGCTATCAGCAACTGTATGAGGCCAAAGCCGGCGGGCCAGGCGGGGGGTCCAACTGCCACGGCCGCACGGCGGACGACGTGACGATCACCGTCCCGGTCGGCACCATCGTCGCGGACGAAGCCACCGGCGAGATCCTGGCCGATTTGACGGCCGACGGCCAGAGCCAGGTCATCGCCCGCGGGGGCAGAGGCGGCCGCGGCAACCAGCACTTCGCGACCTCCACCAACCGGGTCCCCACCCGATTCGACCAGGGCACCCCCGGTGAGGAACGCTGGCTCTCGCTTGAGCTGAAACTCCTGGCCGACGTCGGGCTGGTGGGGTTCCCCAACGCCGGCAAGTCCACCCTGATCGCCTCGATTTCGGCGGCGCATCCCAAGATCGCGGATTACCCCTTCACCACGCTGACCCCCAACCTCGGCGTTGTGGCCTGGAAAGAGGACCGCAGCTTCGTAGTGGCCGACATTCCCGGCCTCATCGAAGGGGCCCATGAAGGCAAGGGGCTCGGGCTTCAATTTTTGCGGCACATCGAGCGCACCACGTTTCTGCTCCATTTGATCGACGTCTCCGAATGGGCCACGGAGGATCCCGTCGCCAGTCTGGCGATCCTCCGCAAGGAACTCGCGGCCTACGATGAGCGGCTGCCATCGAAGCCCTTCGCGGTCGTCGGCACGAAACTCGACATCAAAGGCGATGAGCAGCATCTGCGCCGCCTCCAGACCTCCTGCAAACGGCGCAAGATCCCCTTTTTCGCGATTTCGGCGGCGACCAGGGAGGGACTCGACGCCTTGGTCACCTACGTCGGGCAGCAAGTCGAATCCTTGAGAACCCCATGCGCGACCATCTCCTAA
- the proB gene encoding glutamate 5-kinase encodes MRDHLLKRAKRIVVKIGSSLVASQGVGLRPERIERLAEEIAAIKADGREVLLVSSGAIVSGLQKLGLTTRPKSLPVKQAAAAVGQSRLMWAYEKAFEPLQQRVAQVLLTHQDLADRRRFLNARHTLTTLIEFEVIPIINENDTVAVDEIRFGDNDSLAAQVAHLVDADLLVILSDVDGLFSEDPRRNASATLIPLVTDITKDVERRAGVSSSFEGTGGMATKIQAAKKVAEYGVPTLILNGERPGLLGTTLRGGPGGTFFLPRDRRLTNRKHWIAFTLRGKGQITVDEGAEEALVRRGKSLLASGILAVAGDFGQGDAVTCLTRHGKEFAKGLVNFSAETLGRIKGLKTAEIQKTLGRQEYGEVIHRDNLVIL; translated from the coding sequence ATGCGCGACCATCTCCTAAAGCGGGCGAAGCGCATCGTCGTCAAGATCGGGAGCAGCCTCGTGGCATCCCAGGGCGTCGGGCTCCGGCCGGAGCGCATCGAACGCCTGGCCGAGGAGATCGCGGCGATCAAGGCGGACGGTCGTGAGGTGCTCCTGGTCTCGTCGGGCGCCATCGTGTCGGGACTCCAAAAACTGGGGTTGACCACACGCCCCAAGAGCCTGCCCGTGAAACAGGCCGCCGCCGCCGTGGGTCAAAGCCGGCTGATGTGGGCCTACGAAAAGGCTTTTGAACCGCTGCAGCAGCGGGTCGCCCAGGTGCTGCTCACGCACCAGGACCTGGCGGACCGGCGCCGGTTCTTGAACGCCCGACACACGCTGACCACCCTGATCGAGTTCGAGGTGATTCCGATCATCAACGAGAACGACACGGTGGCCGTGGACGAAATCCGCTTCGGCGACAACGATTCCCTGGCGGCCCAGGTGGCGCACCTCGTGGATGCCGATCTCCTGGTGATCCTGTCCGACGTGGACGGGCTGTTCTCGGAAGACCCGCGTCGGAATGCCTCCGCAACCCTCATCCCCCTGGTCACGGATATCACGAAGGATGTGGAACGACGCGCCGGGGTTTCCAGCAGCTTCGAAGGGACCGGCGGCATGGCCACCAAGATCCAGGCGGCCAAGAAGGTGGCGGAATACGGCGTGCCGACGCTGATCCTCAACGGGGAACGCCCGGGCTTGCTCGGAACGACCTTGCGGGGCGGGCCCGGCGGAACCTTTTTTCTGCCCCGTGATCGCCGCCTGACCAACCGGAAACACTGGATCGCCTTTACCCTGCGCGGCAAAGGCCAGATCACGGTGGACGAAGGGGCCGAAGAGGCCCTCGTGCGCCGCGGGAAAAGCCTGCTGGCGTCGGGAATCCTCGCCGTGGCCGGTGATTTCGGCCAGGGCGACGCGGTCACATGCCTCACCCGTCACGGCAAGGAGTTCGCCAAGGGGCTGGTGAATTTTTCCGCCGAGACCCTGGGCCGGATCAAGGGCCTGAAAACTGCCGAGATACAAAAGACGCTCGGCCGGCAGGAATACGGCGAAGTGATCCACCGGGATAATCTGGTGATTCTCTAA
- the nadD gene encoding nicotinate (nicotinamide) nucleotide adenylyltransferase, with translation MKIGLFGGTFDPVHRCHVAVATQVRDLLHLDRVLLIPSGDPPHKPLGTLAPAFHRLEMVRLAIAGEPSLEASELEIRRPAKSYSIETVRTLKEQYGPGAELFFLIGLDAFLELHTWKDAPSLLSLCHFVVVSRPLCHFTALRALPMLPPLDPAALAHIDSQGQGRLDIPLPGGTSLILLALPPCEASATDIRRRLRERLPLSNLLPALVESYIMRHRLYQEAPDRTRVEG, from the coding sequence ATGAAGATCGGTTTGTTCGGCGGAACGTTCGACCCGGTTCACCGCTGCCACGTCGCCGTGGCCACACAGGTGCGGGACCTGCTGCACTTGGACCGCGTGCTGCTCATTCCTTCGGGCGATCCACCGCATAAACCCCTGGGCACCCTGGCGCCGGCCTTCCACCGCCTCGAGATGGTCCGCCTGGCCATCGCCGGCGAGCCTTCCCTGGAGGCGTCAGAACTGGAGATCCGGCGTCCCGCCAAATCCTACAGCATCGAAACCGTCCGCACCCTCAAAGAACAGTACGGGCCTGGCGCCGAGCTGTTCTTCCTGATCGGGCTCGATGCGTTTCTCGAGCTCCATACCTGGAAAGATGCCCCGAGCCTGCTGAGCCTTTGCCATTTCGTCGTGGTGTCGCGCCCCCTCTGTCACTTTACCGCGTTGAGGGCCCTGCCGATGCTGCCCCCCCTCGACCCCGCCGCCCTCGCGCACATCGACTCCCAGGGCCAGGGCCGTCTCGATATCCCCCTGCCTGGGGGAACCAGCCTTATCCTCCTCGCCCTCCCCCCCTGCGAGGCCTCCGCTACGGACATTCGGCGCCGGCTTCGAGAGCGCCTACCCCTGTCAAACCTGTTGCCCGCCTTGGTGGAATCCTATATAATGCGACACCGGCTCTATCAGGAGGCACCAGATCGCACCAGAGTCGAAGGCTAA
- the rsfS gene encoding ribosome silencing factor, translated as MAPESKANALAIAQAALEKKADDVLVLDVAKLTSVADYLILCSGETERHVKAIADHIDQTLSGRRHPPLSMEGASTAQWILIDFGDVVAHIFRSDIRAHYGLEHLWADARQVRLPATLQTPAVSPLPAAKPRTRRVRKQG; from the coding sequence ATCGCACCAGAGTCGAAGGCTAACGCACTCGCCATCGCACAGGCCGCCCTCGAGAAGAAGGCCGACGACGTCCTTGTCCTTGATGTCGCCAAGCTGACTTCCGTGGCCGACTACTTAATTCTCTGCTCCGGGGAGACGGAGCGCCACGTAAAGGCCATCGCGGATCATATCGACCAGACCCTGTCCGGCCGGCGCCACCCTCCGCTCAGCATGGAAGGCGCGTCGACGGCGCAATGGATTCTGATCGATTTCGGGGATGTCGTGGCCCATATCTTTCGCTCCGACATCCGCGCGCACTACGGACTGGAGCACTTGTGGGCCGATGCGAGGCAGGTTCGACTGCCTGCCACGCTCCAGACTCCGGCGGTCAGTCCCCTGCCGGCGGCCAAGCCGCGCACGCGCCGCGTGCGCAAGCAAGGATAG
- a CDS encoding tetratricopeptide repeat protein: MFRLLLTVFLIISAALIYGYFQELNPGFVNIRISPTEALDLNPITLMLLSMAAGALIVTLMVGVRETKHLILNWKTSRLRRREEKVDALHREGMHAFLSKRTAEAIGLFEKTLALDPNHADSLLWLGNLYRAERNYPEAIRLHRKARSIDERNAEVLLALAMDLEGAKRFEEALQVLHDILKLDPGHLSALMRKRDLYIRLEQWSDALEIQQRLVKAHLSEQDQRAETRLLVGITYEVGRQWLERGHPEKARHSFRAAIKRDKSFLPAYIGLGELLVREGKTRNAAEILEKVYVKTGNLIILHRLEELYLEIGEPGEIIRVYQEACQRDPQNPALRFYLGKLYYRLEMIDEAFDLLSTLEGPQDQMADFHKIMANLYLRKQQMDHAVEALKKALGFKKRVVVPYLCSSCRHESSDWSGRCGRCGQWNTYTALPWVDASATEFPREDHEMESRALSYRGLTSPFETV; the protein is encoded by the coding sequence ATGTTCCGGCTCCTCTTAACAGTCTTCCTCATCATCAGCGCCGCCCTGATCTACGGGTACTTCCAAGAGCTCAATCCCGGCTTCGTCAACATCCGGATCAGTCCGACGGAGGCCCTGGACCTCAACCCGATTACGCTGATGCTCCTGTCCATGGCGGCCGGAGCCCTGATCGTCACCCTGATGGTCGGCGTCCGGGAGACCAAGCATCTGATTCTGAACTGGAAAACTTCGCGACTGCGCCGGCGCGAGGAGAAAGTGGACGCCCTGCACCGGGAAGGCATGCACGCCTTCCTATCGAAACGCACCGCCGAGGCCATCGGCCTGTTTGAAAAGACCCTGGCGCTCGACCCCAACCATGCCGATTCTCTGCTCTGGCTGGGCAACCTCTATCGCGCGGAACGTAACTATCCGGAAGCCATCCGCCTGCATCGCAAGGCGCGCAGCATCGACGAACGCAACGCAGAGGTCCTCCTCGCGCTCGCCATGGACCTGGAAGGGGCCAAGCGGTTCGAGGAAGCCCTGCAGGTCCTGCACGACATCCTCAAGCTCGACCCGGGACACCTCAGCGCGCTGATGCGCAAGCGGGACCTGTACATTCGCCTCGAACAGTGGAGCGACGCGCTGGAGATCCAACAGCGGCTGGTGAAAGCCCATCTATCGGAACAGGATCAGCGGGCCGAGACCAGGCTCCTGGTCGGCATCACCTACGAGGTGGGCCGACAGTGGCTGGAGCGCGGCCATCCCGAGAAAGCCCGCCACTCGTTCCGCGCCGCCATCAAGCGGGACAAGAGCTTCTTGCCGGCCTACATCGGCTTGGGCGAACTCCTCGTCCGTGAAGGCAAGACCAGGAATGCCGCAGAAATCCTGGAGAAAGTGTACGTCAAAACCGGGAACCTCATCATTCTGCACCGACTGGAAGAGCTGTATCTGGAGATCGGCGAGCCGGGCGAGATCATCCGGGTCTATCAGGAGGCCTGCCAGCGCGACCCCCAGAATCCGGCCTTGCGGTTTTATCTCGGGAAATTGTATTACCGGCTGGAGATGATCGACGAGGCGTTCGACCTGCTCTCGACCCTGGAAGGGCCCCAGGATCAAATGGCCGACTTTCACAAGATCATGGCGAACCTCTACCTGCGGAAGCAACAGATGGACCACGCGGTCGAGGCATTGAAAAAAGCCCTGGGATTCAAAAAGCGCGTAGTGGTCCCCTATCTCTGCAGCTCCTGCCGTCACGAATCGTCCGACTGGTCGGGACGCTGCGGCCGTTGCGGCCAATGGAATACCTATACGGCGCTGCCTTGGGTGGATGCGTCCGCGACGGAGTTCCCCCGGGAGGATCATGAGATGGAATCCCGCGCCCTGTCCTACCGAGGCCTCACGTCACCGTTTGAAACCGTGTAG
- the bioB gene encoding biotin synthase BioB, which produces MSDFHLLAEKALRDEALTRDECLAVLATPDERLLDLLDAAFLVRERYFGRKVRLQMLLNAKSGACQEDCHYCSQSAVSTADIEQYGLLPRHDMVEGARRAAQAKAQRYCVVISGRSPLDREIAEIAEAVRAIKREVPIQVCCSLGLLNKEQAQTLKTAGVDRINHNLNTSEAYHETICTTHSYRDRLTTIDAARNAGLEICSGGIIGMGERDEDIVDLAFALRDVKPDSIPLNTLHPVPGTPLAETQALSPQRCLKVLCLFRFLHPRTEIRVAGGREFNLRTLQPLALYPADSLFVGGYLTTPGQPAPEAWRMISDLGFEVEADYLTPEGSQPPTSAQHTPSATPLPMFQAR; this is translated from the coding sequence ATGTCTGATTTTCATCTACTGGCAGAGAAGGCGTTGCGAGACGAAGCACTCACCCGTGACGAATGCTTGGCCGTACTGGCCACCCCGGACGAACGGCTGCTGGACCTACTGGACGCCGCCTTTCTCGTGCGCGAACGGTACTTCGGCAGAAAAGTCCGGTTGCAGATGCTCCTGAACGCCAAGAGCGGCGCCTGCCAGGAAGACTGCCACTACTGCTCCCAGTCCGCCGTCTCCACGGCCGACATCGAGCAATACGGCCTCCTCCCCAGGCACGACATGGTGGAGGGAGCCAGGCGGGCCGCCCAGGCCAAAGCCCAGCGGTATTGCGTCGTCATCAGCGGGCGAAGCCCGTTGGATCGTGAAATCGCCGAGATCGCCGAAGCCGTGCGGGCCATCAAGCGCGAGGTTCCCATCCAGGTCTGCTGCTCTCTGGGGCTCCTGAACAAGGAACAGGCCCAGACCCTCAAAACCGCCGGCGTCGACCGGATCAATCACAATCTGAACACGAGCGAGGCTTACCACGAGACCATCTGCACGACGCACAGCTATCGGGATCGGTTGACGACCATCGATGCCGCCCGGAACGCGGGACTGGAAATCTGTTCGGGCGGAATCATCGGCATGGGAGAACGGGACGAGGACATCGTGGACCTGGCGTTCGCGCTGCGCGACGTGAAGCCGGACTCGATTCCACTGAACACGTTGCACCCGGTTCCCGGCACCCCCCTGGCCGAGACCCAGGCCCTCAGCCCCCAGCGCTGCCTCAAAGTGCTGTGCCTGTTCCGGTTCCTCCACCCGAGAACGGAAATCCGCGTCGCGGGCGGACGGGAGTTCAACTTGCGGACGCTCCAGCCGCTCGCCCTCTACCCGGCCGACTCCCTCTTCGTCGGCGGCTACCTCACGACGCCGGGACAGCCGGCCCCTGAAGCCTGGCGCATGATCTCCGATCTGGGATTCGAGGTTGAAGCGGACTACCTGACGCCCGAAGGGAGCCAGCCGCCAACCTCGGCACAGCACACACCATCGGCGACGCCGCTTCCCATGTTCCAGGCCCGGTGA